tattattctattttcactttattttattttaataaatcaaacatATCATAATTTTCAGTTTTATTTTATTCTACGAACCAAAACGTATGGTAAACTATTGGTTCAACCTTAGTGTGGTTGATATGGTATGTCTAATttataattcatataaatgagCCAAAGTTATCATTTGTCAAGTATTTCTTTTTTCTGATTTTTTATTTGTCCCCTTTTgtttctttgtaatttttttattgaaaataaaattcaaattagagTTGGAGTCTGGGAAAGAAAGAGGAAGAGTATCACGcgataattttttctttttgcttGAATTTTATTTATCTTACGTTATGAAATTAGTAATCTTGCTAAGATGACAGTTGCcattttgtaatttaaaattcGGTTTGAGGGTGATATATATTGTTACAATATTATTCCTATTTTACAATTTGGACGTCCATCGTAAAGCATTCGTTCGAGTTTCAGTGAAATATCGTTAGAGGTCGGTCGATATATGAAGCAACTTTATATATTTATTGATGTGATAGACCATGAAACAATTCTCAccaatttataatttcttttgTTTTCGTTTCCCAAATTCTCCCATGCTTCAGTTGATTACTACGTGACGCCTATGTATTATTAATATttgactttgttttttttttatgaattaattttttttaatttgataactagctaatgaatttttatatataatattcacTTCTATTTATGTaaatttttcaacttttaaataaaaaaatgcaaTTAAACACATCAAATTCATACCCTTATTGGCTCAATTGACAAATAGCTAATATATCTATGTTTTATTTAAGTAATATGCATCATATTATTAATTTGTATAAGGACTAGGATAACGTATGAGATATGTTTTCTTAATATATATACTCTTATAATTTCAATAATGATCGCACAATCAACGTTCGATTCTGGTAAACTTTTTGACCTTTCACTCGATCAATCAATATTTTCTTTAACGAGATGTTAACATTTTTGTTTTGGTGCGGACTCTTTTGCTTCAATTTTTTacaaacttttatatatatatatatatatatatatacacacacgcATTATATTGGAAGGATTCACTTATACgatataaaaattaaagtaattttatacattttcataagtatttatataattaatattttaattatctatAAAAAATCATGCATGTCAATTTTGATGTACTATTTGCTTTATGGAAAAATATTTCAAtcattaaatatgtatatattaatatataaaatttttaaattgatataatagAGATATCGATCGGTTCAATAATTTatatcatataaaaataaataaatcaatataaTCTATATACTGAAAAAACAACCATTGATTATTGAGTTAATTATTTTCATTAATAAACTATTGGCAAGAAGCAATTTAGTTCCTACTAAAATTAATAATTAGTGAcaagattttgaaataaaaatctgAAGAAGTTTTTTTTAAGTTTaaacataataatgtaaaatttagtctttagtgtttaatttttttttgaccATTATTCCTTTTAGCTAAATTtgactttcaatttttttaaaaaaaagtttaatttgATCATCAATCTTCTAAAAAGTTAAgttattttttaatgaaaatattgtctaaaattttaaatttataaacacGACATTTCGAATGACAATCCACATGTACTTCAtgctatttttttacttttataaactttttataatttttgaattttaaatacttttatttttatgtttttaaaattattttctgacaTGGCATATAAGAAAAAATAATGTTTATGTCAATATGAAAGTACAAGCGGACTGCCGTATACGTTGCCACACCAAcatcattaaaaaattaatattttagtaagATTTTTGTTAAAAAAGTGATTTGACTTTCTTGTTTTGAAAGATTGATgaacaaatttaactaaaaaaattaaattaacaaaaaaattataaacattgagagttaaattaaatattttatcagTTTTTTTTAAACTTCACTTTCTATGCACAACTCAAGTTAACCCAAGCCAATGTAAAGCTTAAGagttatgttattattatcttttaTCATTAAAATATTCAGTAAGGAAACTAGGATGATAAAGTTTAAAATTTGTATTACCTTTTGATATGGTAACTTGTATCACATTAGTGCCAAATAAGAATTTTAACCTTTGCTTCAAGTGAATTATGACACAAAAGTGtagtaaaataatattttatagtattacattaaattttgatttaacaaaatattttttaattttatttgtatgcttttgaaaagtataaattcTAAACCACcctaacataaaaaaaaaaaaaaaaaaaaagaagatatcaATTTTACAAAGAAAAAAGTTACATTttgataattaaaaaaaaactcaaatgattgcattttccattattttggaAATAATTAAAATCTTACAATTAAGGAGGAGGATTGCGACTTTGTTTTTAAGCAAGAGAATTGAGATTAAAGAATAAATATAGTTGGAAGTATATGAGAATAATTAATGTGTTGCCTAGGTAATCTGCACGTAAGATATGTGTTGAAAAATCAAATAAGGtaagtgttgaaaagtcaaaaatggtgggaggtgcaattggcaccgaaagaaaaaaaagttggcaagttgtttaaagttgaaagGGATAATtgtaattttggtccctaatttttttaggccatttgcaagttagtcccaaacctcaactataaataggcctaaccatttctcatttcaaccatcccaaccaatctttctctcttagttttctctcttctcccatttgagaattcttaaagaATTCTATTTGttcgtaatattttggagatagtaaagttatcatctggtgttagtgcccgagggcgtaggtataatttacgaacctcgttaaaattcttgtgttctttcttgtcctatttttctttcaatatttgagggtataatagtagtatttaactgtcctattaaattacgatagaaggaatattcgactaaggaaagacttggtatttaagagatccttgtgatccacctctcttccacaggaattgaactttgtgtgatttttagtacaataatttacacgcttcgacctattgaaacaacaagtggtatcaagagtcaaggttaatcgtagtatgctctgtggttgcgctTTAAACGATCTTCCACAtcgaaaagatttccttaggtatattgaaagattatggagaaagcggtcggtgtaggagcttcaacatcgtccatatggacaagaccgacaattgcaaatgcaagattggccgtggagatctttgatggcacgggccattttggtatgtggcaaagtgaggttctagatgccctttttcagcagggtctagacgttgccattgatgaagagaaaccagatgatgtacggagaaagattggaaggcgatcaatcggttggcatgtggcacaatttgatcatgcctttctcgagagcagaggtatgctttttcaaaggagacttcgcaaataagttgtgggtggcacttgaagaaaatttttgaagaaaaacagtcaaaataagctccacttgaagaaaagatgCTTTCGCTTCACAtcgtcccaagtaccacaatgaatgatcacatcaccaaatttaatcagttagtcaccGATTTGctgaatatggatgagacattcaaagatgaagatttggctttgatctttgttggggtcacttcctgaggagtttgagttcctagaaactactctacttcatggcaggagTGATATATCTCTGAGCGAAGTCTGTGCGGCCTTATACTGATTATGagcagagaaagaaggacaaacagaaaaactcaatcgagatctgaagctttagtagtccgaggtcgttcatacactcggaagaaaacttaaaaggagatcaaagtcaaagtccaggctcgggaaagatgaatgtgccttttgtcatgagaaaggccactggaagaaaaattgtccaaagctgaagaataagggaaaagctgctgtagatgcttgtgttgtaaAGCATGATACCAGTGACTCGAACTATCAtttggttgcatcatcatcgtcgttccaTTCGGATGAGTGaatattggattcgggttgtacctatcatatgtccctaaccggagtggttctcgatttagttgagctaaatggaggagttgtttatatgggcaatgacaatgctcaaaaagctgttgggataggttcaatccaattaaagaatcaagatggatcaacgaGTTCTAGCGATGTTGATGCGTGCCCGGTTgtagaaaaatctcatctcattgggagccttggaatccaatggttcgaTTATTACTATaagagatggggttttgaaagtgacatctggcgcacttgtgatattgaagggcatcaagaaaaataacttgtattactaccaaggtagtacagttattggagcgaTCATTGCAGACTTCGATAACAAAGACTTGGACTCAATGCGGTTGTGgtatatgaagttgggacatgcaatgaaaaatccttgcaaattcggcaaagcaaggattgttgaaaggtgcaaaggcttgcaaattaaaattttgcgagcattgtgttcggaaagcaaaagagagtgaaattgaccttgctatccataatacaaaaggtattttggaatatgttcactttcagatgtgtggggccttccaaaacactttcgttgggaggaaaacactactttgttacttttgttgatgacttttcgagaagagtttgggtgtataccatgaaaactaaagatgaagtgcttggagtttttcttaaatggaaaactatgataaAAACCAGAccggcaagaaaatcaagcggcttaggacggacaatggagggaatatagaagtgatccgttcttgatgtgtgccaagagtatggtattgttcgacacttcacgaTTAGGGATACACCATgagaatggagtggcagagcgtatgaatcgaacattcttggagaaagttcgatgtatgttgtccaatctttgggttgggcaagcaattttgaaTGAGGTGTGACATCgctggccatcttgttaatcgttgccatcatctgcattagaaagaaaaactcctatggaggtatggtctaGAAAACCGctctgattatgattccttacatgtgtttggatccacttgcatattaccatgtgaaggagtcaaagttagatccgagggcaaagaaagctctctttatgggaatcacttacggagtgaagggatttcgtctttggtataagcacaaagaaaatgatcatgtagcagagatgttacctttgatgaatcgccacattgaaaaaggtagcagatgaagatattcagacaagcgatactccacagcaggtggagtgtactccaaaacaggtggagtttgagcagatggggatttgcccagttaataagtctaattctccagccacaatggaggaattagaggttgaagaggttctgacccaagaaccattaagtacaccagaaccagttgcagttgcaaggccaaggagaaaaattcgtaaacctgctcgatttactgatatggtggcctacgcccttcccgttgttgatgatgatattcctatcacttatcaagaagcaatgcaaagcttagaaagtgataaatggaaaagcgccatggatgaagaaatgcaatctctcctgaagaacaatacttgggagttggcgcaattaccgaaaggtaaaagggcaatcggatgcaagtgggtattcgcaaagaaagatggatctcctagcaagaaagatgttcgctacaaggcaaggttggtagctaaaggctacgctcagaaggagggaattgactacaatgatgtattttcccctgttgtgaagcattcctccattagaattttgttggccttggtagcacagttgaatttggagctagctcaacttgatgttaagacggctttcttgcatggtgagttagaagaggagatctatatgactcagcccgaaggatacacagatgctggtggtagaaattgggtttgtaagctgaacaaatcgctatatggattgaagtaatccccgaggcagtggtacaagcgatttgatagctttatgaaaaggcagaagtacacaagaagcaaatatgacaattgtgtgtatttgcgaaagtgcatgacggatctttcatttatctactcttgtatgttgatgatatgttaatcgcttcgaagagccaaaaagagatagataagctgaaggctcaattgaatcaagagttcgagatgaaagatctaggtgaggccaagaagattctcggcatggagataagtagagatagacagagaggcaagctttgtttgaatcagaagcaatatctgaaaaaggtattacaatgttttggtgtaaatgaaaacactaaacatgtaagtacccacttgcttctcatttgaaacttagtgctcaattatctccggcgaagaagaaagagaatatatggaaaaagtcccatatgctaatgcagttgggagtttgatgtatgcgatggtgtgtcTGCTGACCGACATTTCACAAGTTGTTGGAGTTgtgagcggtatatgcatgatctggaaaaggacattggcaagctgtgaaatggattctacggtatcttcgaaaaaccgtagatgttggtttagtttttgagcaggatgaagcacttggtcagtttgtagttggatatgttgattccgactttgctggtgatttagataaacgtcgttcaactacggggtatctgtttactcttgctaaagcccgatgagttggaagtctaccttacgaTCTCGATGGTGTGTCTACTACTGAGGcgaatatatggcgattctgaagtcattaaggaggctatttggcttaatggattgttgaaagacttgggagttgttcaaagtcacattagtctatattgtgacagtcagagcgctattcatttagcgaaaaatcaagtctatcattcaagaaccaagcatatcgacgtaagatatcactttgtgcgggaagtctttgaaaaaggaaaaattctacttcagaagattccgacagcagataatcccgcagatatgatgaccaaggtggtaacaacaatcaagtttaatcattgtttgaactcgATTAACATccgagaatttgagcaccttcgGTGTATGGCACTCGAGAGCGCATTTgaaggcactacaaaagatagctttatcgaatttggggagttgaaggaaatgtgtgaagatgtgattatcctaatcaaatcttcaaggtggagattgttgaaaaatcaaataaggtaagtgttgaaaagtcaaaaatggtgggaggtgcaattggcaccgaaagaaaaaaaagttggcaagttgtttaaagttgaaagggataattgcaattttggtccctaatttttttaggccatttgcaagttagtccctaaacctcaactataaataggcctaaccatttctcatttcaaccatcccaaccaatctttctctcttagttttctctcttctcccatttgagaattcttaaagaATTCTATTTGttcgtaatattttggagatagtaaagttatcatctggtgttagtgcccgagggcgtaggtataatttacgaacctcgttaaaattcttgtgttctttcttgtcctatttttctttcaatatttgagggtataatagtagtatttaattgtcctattaaattacgatagaaggaatattctgactaaggaaagacttggtatttaagagatccttgtgatccacctctcttccctgggaattgaactttgtgtgattttttagtacaataatttacacgcttctgaccctattgaaacaacaaTATGTCGTCCGTTATGTTGCAAAATATTgactaattaattattaaaatctaGGAAAAGGTCCCAAACCCATGACACCTACTCATTTTCGACTCTACTCACAGCTAACctaactctctctctctctctaatatatatatatgatcaaaACAATGCATTCCAAAGAGGGGAAATCAATTGCAAAAAAGCTAAAGGTATAATTGTTGTTCTCTATAATTCAAATCCAGTTCCATCGCCATTTCTCttcaattgtaaattttgggtaTTATTACAATTGAACAATGATTAATTTGCTTTGATTATGGTTTCCCAGCAAAGGATGCAGATACGCCACCAATATAGAGGCGATGAAGGGCAAAGGTGTGTCGGAGGATTAAGGTAACGTGTAAAGTTCTTTTACTATAAAATGGTGTAATctaatttaattgttttaattttgatGCAAATAAGTGTTGGGTTTGATATATAGGTATCAAGAGATTTTCTACCGACGACATACAACTTGTCGATAGCATCAAATATTTGATATTGCAAAATCGaattaaaattactaaattatgaaatttaagttaattattttattttaaatagagtTTTACATTTAACAAAAATGCGTCCCATTAATTTTAAGCATAATAGTTTATTTGACcctccatttaatttttttctttttagtctttatatttacATTGTTTCTCAAATCacttttaaatgaataaaaatttaatatctcttaattttACTTGGCGTAATATAAATGTGGATTGCTATGTCAATAGCtaattagtttttaattttttaaaaaataaaactatttaaaatatataaaaaataaaataatatttttaattttaaattaattaaatgctaaTCTAGTATACCTGTGGACTGTTACATGAAAAactacaaattttatattaagttGCAGTTTGGACAAGACAAAATTGCATATTAAAGGTAGAAATTTGGTTAGACTCGTGTGACATTTTTAAAACCAAGACCGTGACCAAGAATTACACCTCTAATAATATTAAATGCAACATTTAAGTATATATAAAACATaccatattataaaaatatagcatgaaataaataaatgaatatttaaaatatatttaatataaattattaatgtattcatatttatataaaatatgtttTACCATATTAtaacacaacaaaatattatattatgacaCATATACATCATTGCCAAGTGAACCAAAACTAGTCAGACCGTTgcaaaatgttttattttaaattaattaaaaatattttataattaaacttaaataaaatttattaatttttgaattattatccatTTTTTAGAGCTTAGTAAAGTTTTATAATTCAACAAGTATAATtagaaatttgaaaaatatttttatattatattttaaataaaatatgttataaatatgtaaaagtaatatatataaataaaaatatatataaaaaaagaaaatattcttttattctttccttTGTTTCTCCTATATATTTGTTTATGGATACCTTAATGAGCACGGTTAACCTTAGTCTCTATCAGACTAGTCATCCAGCACTGTGCCAGCGCATACTGTATATAAAAAGTTATTTAAAACATCCAAAAAAATTTAAGACTGCATAAActctatttaatattttaatctcattccaTAATTTGCTGCTTTCGATacgataaaagaatgaaaaacagCAAAcacaaattaatttttaaagaaaacgCCAAAGGGTGGATTTATGCTGTATCTTTTCGGTCCAAAACCACTTTccaaaaacaaatatttattcaatttaatactaatttttcttttttcttttaaatatattatttagtttttaaatttgattttaatattcGGACAAAATATGATCtaataaatattttacatatacaaGTGTTTAATTGGCATAAAAATTAAGTGTCAACTTTTATTAacaattttagttttaaaatcattttccTTTATTCTCCAACTTCATAgcagataaaataataaaaagttaaCTTCTTTCATTTTGTTGCCTTCATTTTTATAGGTGTGTATTTGATCGAATCGAACCAAGtaaaaattttcaagttaatcgaattgattagttttattttatcattttaattgatttaaaattCTTTTTGAATCAAGTGAAATTATTCGAgttgaattaaaaattaaacatgaaaaattaaatttttgttataatataattaatttcatgttagatcacataaatttgaaaccatatatatttaaaaaatttcaaagaaaaaaagtattttagtatgataaacttgaatcattaattaacttgtTCAggttccaaaattattatttaataattttttaatttttaactttctttatatatttttagaattttttgattttaaaaattattttaaatttttttgtaattttgttaaaaGGAGATCGATTTGCTCATTTTCTTGATAAGGACAAAAAGGGTATTTACATCAATCTGTTATTCGAATATCatattcgaattgtaaaattcaattgAATTCGAACTCGAATGAATTATTTGAGTTGACTCGAGTAATTCGAATAACTCAATTtaattaactcgaaatttaaatttttttaaattttttcgaaTTAAATCGAGTTTTACTCCGTCTTACTCATTACTATCAATTTTCTTTACAGAAGCAGAATCTAactgaaatgaattaaaaacaattcatcgatataaaaatataattacgtTAGTTCTGTGTCAAAGATTATAATATGAATCGATATAAAAATATAATCTACCTGCAGGTCATACACAAAAACAAGAATTGGCAAGAAAAAGTCATCGTCTTCGTCTTCGATTGGGGTTATGACAAGTCTCACCGGTGAGTATGGAATTGGAAGCTTCCAAAAAATTATTGCTGCTGATCAAAACAGAGCTACAAGATAACAGttatattttgttttaataaatgctactaatattttagtaatttctgtTTACATGATGCATAATAAACGAAACACATTTTACAATATCCTAGGAATCTAATAAAGCAATTCTATTTCAAAtcacaaatttaatttttaaagaaatcAGGTAATATTTCTAGACTTTAACaatctttataaagaaataagaaaattataatttttcatatcTGTTTTACAAGATTTCATCTATGACACACTTCACGTTGTTTGAAAGGCATGTATaaccaattaaattaaattaaaatacacaATGGTCTGTCTTTTTGTTTTGGATTTTCCTTCtctaaggaaaaaaataaaaatcatgggCTATTCATACAAATTTATTAGGAATTATTTCTTGTATTtaatttaaattgtattttttaaaaaatttgggaGTCAGTGGAATCACTTAATAAATTCTTATGTCTGATTTGAAAGGAAAAGGGGGAATCCCTATATCAGATGGTGGAAAAAAGATGTACAAAAGGAGCATCCAGGTATCAATATATGGTGTGATTAATTATTTGTACAgcaattaaatttctttttttttaaaatgaaagtaGTTTAACAATTATGATTTGGAATACACAGAAAGCGAAAGAAACTACTACACTTAAGAGAAGGAAAACAGTAATGAGAAATAAGATAGAGCAGAAGAAGTTGATGAGGGAGTCACTGAAGACGACTAAAAGAGATGCCGCAGAGGGTAAGTCAAGGTATAGGTTGTTGAAGATGATGAGGAATGAGCTTAGGGATGAGGTGAATGGAGTTATCAACGACTTTATGAGATTGCGGGCATTGGAGACATTGGTGATGCAGGAGCTGGGTTTCTTTTGAAACTCCACACTTCTATCAAATGCCTTGTTTAAATTAGAAATGCAAATCCACATTATATATACTCTTACTTATCAAAAAAAAGAATGATTTTGGGTCTGAGAAAATTAGAAAGATGGATACCAAGACAGTTTTTTTCTTAACTTATTATCTTTGCTATAAACCGCTTTATTCTTTAAGTCAGTTGCTGTCAAACTTCACCCTTCAAACCCATACCAGAGGTAGAGAAAAACTAATTATTTGGTCAAAAGTTTGATTTGTTTCGGCCtttgaaatatttgttttatcaGTTTAAAAATTTGATAAACTTTCACCAATAATTTAATTATcggtaaaattgaaaattttagttaacaactatttgaaaaacaaattagAAAAGAACCTAGATAAAATTATAGAGAATGAACatacaatatttatcaacacAATTCAGATTTCTTAATTTTATATATGTCGAACTTTGCTCAGAAAACAAATTTTGTTCACTAATTGTCTAGATCACCTATTGGCTTAAATCCAATCTACCTTTGTTCAAAAAAGTATTTGCAACCCCAATACTGACACCAATTGTGCATATCATTCTCCCCAAATACCTCACATTACACAAAATCTCTCCATAACAAATTCCTAAACAAGAGCGTGTCAAAAACACCCCACACGGCTAAAGAATAATGTTAATCAACAATCTATTTATAGGCTCTTCAATGTGATCAACACTTCTTTAAAGGATGATtttattcattaattattttcaaTATATATCTCACAATAACCCTCATAAACAAGTTCCCAATAAATAGAAATACTCCATTGAATAAATCTAACATATATCTCTAAAATATAATACTTCAATCACCAAAAAAATAACTCGATTCCCACCTAATAGCTATTATATTCCAATCCTATTTGATTCCAAGTAACTAAACATACCTTAAAATGATTTAAAGGTGGAGTTTCGATTAAGGGATGTTAGTAATGTTATTACCCGTCTATTTTTGTTAGGGACAAGCAAGTTTGTTTTCAGTTTGCTATAACCATACATGGCTGCTCCTTGTGGTAGAAGAGGCGCCCAAAACACTATTTCCTTAATAAAAAAATGGTCCTTCTTCCAACCTTCAACCTCCCCTCTTTTCATTTCTCTATTATTTCTGTTCAATAGTTAGTTAGATTAGATGGTAAGCTTTTGCTGCTTGCTGTCTTGTTAATTTCATTGCTTGTTTCCGTCTTCCATATTGCTActctaattattattttatgaataataataataataataataataataataatagctcTTTCTATTATAAAAAATTTCTACTGGATTTGAAATTAATTTCTTCTAATTACGTTATCTTTACTATCTAGATTAATTCTTTCACTACTGAATCAATACGTTTGGATCTAAAATAGTTTTATATAATTGTTATTTTGGAAGATCGAAATAATTATTCATCATTATTTCTATGCTTTGCCTAGATTTACTTTGTGCCCATGATTaggctttttttttctttttttggtgtATTAAACCATagacttttttttatatttagataTACCTTATTTGCTTGGtacaaattttttataatttaatataaaatttgttttCCTGAAAGACTAATTATCAaaacaagcaaaaaaaaaaatctgatcATGCTCAAGGAATTGTTTACTTTAAAATCTCAACCAGGACAACCACCTCAAAC
This is a stretch of genomic DNA from Gossypium arboreum isolate Shixiya-1 chromosome 11, ASM2569848v2, whole genome shotgun sequence. It encodes these proteins:
- the LOC128283655 gene encoding uncharacterized protein LOC128283655, producing the protein MIKTMHSKEGKSIAKKLKQRMQIRHQYRGDEGQRCVGGLRSYTKTRIGKKKSSSSSSIGVMTSLTGKGGIPISDGGKKMYKRSIQKAKETTTLKRRKTVMRNKIEQKKLMRESLKTTKRDAAEGKSRYRLLKMMRNELRDEVNGVINDFMRLRALETLVMQELGFF